In Ostrea edulis chromosome 4, xbOstEdul1.1, whole genome shotgun sequence, a single window of DNA contains:
- the LOC125671724 gene encoding growth arrest and DNA damage-inducible protein GADD45 gamma-like: MTFTENSESTMQSEKRTANTGQMLKDVLVQAKEEGRATFGIYECAQLLNTNSDDVTLCILPPGDVNDVTVHIHHTLMEAFCLENDIKLIKVDSLEKLEAVFSGTSNTDMLDCSCVLVTAPEKTDHTYNDLMDVTDGPVIEMPV; this comes from the exons ATGACTTTTACTGAGAACTCCGAATCCACAATGCAAAGCGAGAAAAG GACCGCAAATACTGGACAGATGCTTAAAGACGTACTAGTGCAGGCCAAAGAAGAGGGCCGAGCGACATTTGGCATCTATGAATGTGCCCAGTTACTGAATAC AAATTCTGATGATGTAACACTCTGCATCCTTCCCCCGGGAGATGTCAATGACGTCACGGTGCATATTCATCACACCTTAATGGAGGCTTTCTGTTTGGAAAACGATATAAAGCTAATAAAG GTTGACAGTTTAGAGAAATTAGAAGCGGTCTTTTCCGGGACTTCCAACACCGATATGCTTGACTGCAGTTGTGTTTTGGTCACTGCTCCTGAAAAAACTGACCACACCTACAATGACCTTATGGATGTGACTGATGGACCAGTTATTGAAATGCCCGTATGA